ATGGTCTCGTTGGGAGAAATAAAAGTTCCATCCCGATCCAAGACCCCAAAGCGATCGGCATCGCCATCCGTAGACAAACCCAGGGCCGCGTGCTGCCTTCTCATCTCGCGCTTCAGTTCCATGAGATGCTCTTCGGAGGGATCGGGAGCGTGACCGCCAAAGGAAGGATCGGGATGCGTATGGATCATCGTGATCGGAATCCTGAATTCCTTCGCGATGCGGCTGACGATAGCTGCGCCCGTGCCGTATTGGGGATCGTATGCCAACCGCAATTTGGCGCGTCGAATCGCGGCCAAATCGATGAGTTCAGCGATCCGCTCCACATAGTCCTTATCAAGACTCACCGTTTTCAGTCGAGGATGATCCAGGGTTGCCGTCTGCTTCACGTCCGAGTCATTGAGTCCCTGAAGCAGCGCTTCGATGGCGCGAGTCACCTCGGGCAACGCCGGGGCGCCATCCGATGAAGAGAACTTGATGCCGTTGTACTGCGGGGGGTTGTGGCTGGCCGTCACATTCACCGCTCCCGCCAGGGGCCGTCGCTTGTTCTTGAGGATTTCGTATGCTATCGTCGGGGTGGGCGTGGGAGCATTGCAGAGATGGACCTCAAACCCGTGCGCCAGGAAAATGCGCGCCGCCTCCTCGGCAAATGAGCGGGAAAGAAACCGGGTATCATAACCGACCAGGATGGGGGGGCCGGAACCGCCGCCCGGACCCCCCTTCTTGTAGAGGGGATGGCTGGAAGATTCGACATATCGCGCAATCGCTTCCACGACACGCCGCACATTAGCAAAAGTGAACTCCTCGGCGATGACCGCCCGCCATCCCGAGGTCCCAAATTTGATTTCCATCATGTTCTCCCTGCCCGGGTGAGCGCTCTGTGGTTACGGGGCTGGAGGCCAAAGTGACTGACAAAATCATCGTTATTGTGACGACGGGAAAAATCTCCGAAGCCAAAAAGATCGCCCGCGCGGTGGTTGAGAAACGGCTGGCCGCGTGCGTGAATATCATTCCGAAGATCACTTCCGTGTATCGATGGAAGGATGCACTCGAGACCGATGAGGAGTTCCTGCTGGTGATCAAAACCCGCCGGGCGCGATTCGACGATCTTCGCAAATGCATTGAATCCCTGCACAGCTATGAAGTGCCGGAGGTGATCGCAATGCCCATTGTCGAAGGATCGGCCAATTACCTGAACTGGATCGAGCAATCCGTGCCCGAGTAGGACTATCCGGCATCGGACTTCTGAAGTCTCCGGGACTTCGGAACTCTGCCAGCTCCCTAAATCTTTCCCAGTGCGCTCCTCAAATCCTCTTTGAGGTCCCTCACGTCTTCCACGCCGACCGAAATTCGCACCAGCCCGTCGGTGATCCCCAGGCGCTGACGTTCCGCCGCGGGGACACTGGCATGCGTCATCGTGGCCGGGTGCGAAATCAGGCTTTCAACACCCCCGAGGCTTTCCGCCAGGGCAAACAGCCGGGTTGCGCCGAGCACCTTGCGGGCCCGGGAAATCGATCCGGTTTCGAACGCAATCATCCCCCCGAATCCCGACATTTGCCGGCTCGCCAGGGCATGCTGCGGATGTGATTTCAACCCGGGATAATACACCTTCCTAACCTTGGGATGCTTCTCAAGGAACGCGGCAATTTTTCGACCGTTGGCGTCGTGCTGGCGCATGCGCAAGCCCAGTGTCTTGGTCCCCCGCAGCAGGAGCCAGGAGTCGAACGGAGAGAGAATGGCCCCGACCGCATTCTGCAGGTATTGCACCCGGTCGGCATCTTCCTTATGGCGAAGGACCACCATCCCGCCGACCGAATCGCTGTGCCCATTCAAGTACTTGGTTGTGGAGTGGACGACGATATCCGCCCCCAAAGCCAGCGGCCGCTGGAAGTACGGCGACATGAAGGTGTTGTCCACGACCAGACGAACCTTGTGGCGCCGCGCCAGGCGGGCCACGGCCCGAAGGTCGGTGATTCCCATGATGGGGTTCGTGGGTGTTTCCACGAAAATCATCCGCGTGTTTTCCTGGAATGCGGCTTCGACTGCCGCCAGGTTGGAGGTATCGACATACGTGAACTGCAATCCCAGATTTTTCAAGACAAAGTTGAACAACCGAAAAGTGCCGCCATACGTGTTGTCCGAAACAATCGCGTGGTCTCCCGCCATCAAAAGCTTCAGAACCGTGTCGATGGCTGCCATCCCGGAAGCGAAGGCGTAGGCGGCCAGACCTCTTTCCAGGGCGCAGATGTTCCGCTCGATGGCCAAACGGGTGGGGTTCTGAGTTCGCGCGTATTCGAATCCTTTGTGCTTGCCCAGGGCTTCCTGCACGTAGGTCGAAGTCTGGAAGATGGGGGTGATGATTGCCCCCGTGGAGGGATCGGGAATCTGTCCCGCGTGGATCGCGTCGGTATCAAAACCCATAAAGACTCCTTTGTCAGAATGAAAGAATCGGCCGAACGAAAGGGACGCTGAGTCCCCGCCGTGGCAATGATGGATTGCTATCCGAAGATGTTCTTGCTGAGGTATCGCTCACCGCTGTCCGGAATGAGGGTGACGACGTTCTTCCGCGGACCCAGGCGCCTGGCAATTTGGATGGCGGCGAAAATATTGGCCCCTCCCGACCCGCCCGCCAGCACCCCCTCGCGCTCTGCCAGCCGCTTGACCGTGGCCAGGGAATCACAGTCTGCCACGGTGATCACCTCGTTGGCGAGGGCAAGTTCGAGAGTTTTTGGGATAAAACTGTTGCCGATCCCTTCCACCTTATGCGGCCCCGGCTTCCCCCCGGCAAAGATCGACCCTTCGGGCTCCACGACCGCGGCGTGAAGAGAAGGGATCTTCTCTTTCAGAAAACGCGCCACCCCCGTAAAGGTGCCTCCCGTGCCCGCCCCGATGGCAATGGCATCAATCGCCCCTCCCATCTGCTGAAAGATTTCCGGACCGGTGGTTTGATAGTGGACTTCAGGGTTGGCAGGATTTTCGAATTGTTGCGGGACAAAAGATCCGGGGATATCCTTGGCCAATTCAAAGGCCTTGCGTATGGCCGCCTCCATGCCTTCGGACCGCGGGGTTGTCACCACCTCGCCGCCCAACGCCCGCATCAGTGTCATTTTTTCCTGGCTGTAGCCTTCGGGAACAATCAGAATCACCCGGTAGCCCCGCTTGACGCCAATCAAGGCCAGCCCCACCCCGGTGTTGCCGGCTGTAGGCTCAATGATCGTTCCTCCGGGGGTCAGCCGTCGTTTTTCTTCTGCATCCTGGATCAGCCCGACCGCTGTTCGATCCTTGATGGATCCACCGGGATTGAAGAATTCGATCTTTGCCCAAATCTCAGCCGCAGGGCCCTCACAGATGTTTTTGAGGTGGAGGATGGGAGTATGGCCGATCAGTTCCTGAATGTTTTCGGCTTTCAGCAAATGCATATTGGGGTGACACTCCTCAGGAAGGATATGAAGACGAGACAAACCTTTCGAAATTAGCCGAATCAATGGGGACTGTCAATCCGAAAGTCTCTGGAAGGATGACCGGCGGCGCGTTCTTCCTGGAGCCAGCGGCATCTTTGGAACCCGCCAATGACAGGCCCAAGGTCCGTCAGCCTGATGCCTTCCAGTGGCCAACCCCTGCCTCAATCGAGGTGCTGATGGAGGAAACCGGTTACGCGCCCCCAGGCATCCGCGGCCGCATCGACATTGTACACATCCGGACGCGTGTTGTTGAAAAAGGCGTGCTGAGCGCCCGGATAGACATGCACTTCGCCCGCGAGACCATACTTTTGAATAGCAGTCTTGAGGCGGTTCATCTTGTCGACCGTTATCCAGGCGTCTTTCTCCGCCCCGATGAATAGAAGCGGGCAGCGAATATTCTTGATGGGATCATCGGGATCCGGGATATCGCCATAGAAAGGGGCAGCCGCTTTCATTTCAGGGATGTGACAAGCCCCGAGCAAAGTGAAGCTCCCTCCCATGCAGAACCCGGTGATGCCGATGCGACCTGATTTCACATAGGGCTGTGGGTGCAGATACGAGAAGGCTGCCCGGATGGACCGGACCCCGGCCTCCGGTTTCAATTCACCCATCCAGCGAGATGCCTGGTCCGCATCTTTGGCCACACGGCCGCCATAAAGATCGACCGCCAGCGTCACAAAACCCTCGCGGGCATAGCGCCGCGCCACATCCTTGATGTGATCATTGAGTCCCCACCACTCATGAATCAGAAGTAGCCCCGGAAGGGCCTGACTCGTTTTAGGTTGGGCCAGATAACCTCCCAGTTCCAACCCTTCGGACTTAAACTTCATTTCTTTCGCTTCGACTTCAGATTCGGGAAACTTTTGTGCAGGCATGGTTGCATCCTCTTTGAAGGAAACTCCGGGATTGCATCGTCCCCGGGGGTTGAGACACTTGTGGACCGAGGGGAATAACTTAAACCGAGTCACGAAAGATTTCAAACCAATTCATCGGTGGGGCGGTCGGTAGCCGGGGTAGCGCATACATCGCGCTTCTTGCGATGTGTGCGGCAAAGACTCTCGGTGCCCGACCCCGAAATTGAGCCACTGTCGGTGGTCTTGGCCACCCCCTCAGCAATTTTCATTTGTCAAACGTCCCGATCTGACCCTTTCGCACACAGAAGAAATTCTAGTCCGTTGCCTATTGGCTCCATGGGGAACTAACCCACAAATTACGATGAGCATCATCAACCGACGCTGATCTCATGCGGCGAGATAAAACTGGATTGATCACCGCCAGAGTATCGCTGTGATGCTGTGAATTGGGCTCATAGCCATCAAAATTACACGGCCTAATTCTGGCATCCCATTGATCAATCGGCTGTTCGATCATGGCAGGGCTCTTCCGTCGCTCACACCAAATCGACAATAGTCTCTCGCAGATATTCTCTTGAAGATCTCTACCGCTCTTGAATATACCCTTTAGTGTAATGTCAGCATCTTCCCCCAAAAGGATGTCCTTGCTCTTAATAAACGCTTCGATTTCTGACCTGTCTGGACATTTCGCAAGATGGAATGTCGATGTTGCTCTAGGAATGATTTGACCTTTCGCGTCCAATAAAAGAGCCTCTCGAGGAATTATTCGATGATAAGTAATTCGTCGTCCTCGATGGACAAACATGTTGCGATACTGGTTGGCCCACTCTAACCAGTCTTCGACTCCGCATAATCTTCTTGCCTGTTCGTAGAAAGTTCGAAAGTCGATTTGTAATCGAGAGCCGGCCGTATTTGAATCAACAATCCTAGACAGTGCATTTTCGGCCTTGCCAATGTCAGTGCGCCGCAGTGGAGTCGATAATCCCAGCACACTAATCATCATCGCGCCAAGGCAATCTAATGATGAACCGATGGCTCGGAAGAAGCCACAGACGTGCACTGCTTCCAGGCGGCTTGGTAAGTCATCCAGCGGTGATCGAGAAGGAGGCATCTTGCAGCTTAACTGACCGCTTGCATCCCTCGAAATCACGTCTGCAATTCGCTTGTTGTCCCTTTCTCTGGCGTCCAGCCACTCCAAATAATGAAGTTTGGCCTCCGCTAAATTCACTTCAATGCCAGTGGCACATTGATACGAATAGTCGCTGATTAGTATCCTTTCCTGGGTTGGCAAAGACCCCCACCATGAGATTCCGAGAGAGCTGTTATCAAGGTCACCAAGTATCTCATTGGATAATTTCGCTGCGCTTGGGACATCTGCGCCAATAGAAGAGTAGAACCTGTCCTCCGCTCCATCCTCGATTGAATAAGGTACACTAAGAGCTTTGATTTCTTCTTGACGCAATTCTCACCTCCGTCCGTCAAGAGACTGTTACACCATTGGTGGGGCAGATCGGGCCATTATCTTCCTCACTGGTTTCGACAAGTCTCTTTGAGGATTCGAGTTGCTTTCATCATCTTTTCCCAACTACCGACAATATTGGGATCTCCAAACAGGACGGCAGTCTCTTCTTCCTCTTCGTGAGTGTGAGATGTGGCTGAGGCCATCGCCTTCTCCCACAAATCATTACCCTCGGCATTTGGCTTAAACGCCAGAACCTTGTCAGCCCAATGCTCTGCTGCTTGATAATTGCCAAGCTGAGCATTTATAAGAGCAAGTCGGTACCAACTGGTCACATCATTCGGTTTAATCAACACTGCAAATTCAATTAGACTTTTTGCGGTTTTCAAGTCGCCTTGCTTTCCCAAAGAAATAGCAAAGCCGCCTAGTACCACACCCGATACGAGCCCGCACGCCCATTCGACGTCATCGGCTTTTTCTTTAAGGATCAAAGCCATTTTTTCAAGTATCCCACTTCCCCGGCAAATGTTGATAAGCTCCCTAGCATTTCGCGCTGAGCCAATCCTGTGTGCGATCACCTCGACAATGGAGGAGGGTACTTTATCCCACTCAGGAAGAGACGCCAAGATGTTAAAGGCGCCTTTATTATTACTTTCCTCGGTACTCTCGCCTTTCTCTTGAGCTAAATTTAGAACTTCTCGCGTCACGAGATCTCGGAGGATGAGGTCCCGAAGCCTGCCATAGTCAGCCTTTGAAGGGAGAACAAGGCCTATAAGGAAAGTGAGAACGGGCCAGAGGGCTGTGATAACTGCAGTGGCGTACCAACCCCGCATCAGGTCGTAAACGCTCAACCCAATGCAGCATATCCATTTGATTCTTATTAAGATTACTCCGAGGTCCACCAGCAACAAACTCATCGTTCTGTAGCGAATGAGCCACCACAAGCAATTCAAACACACGATGGCAACAATCACGACATACACGGGTAAAACCAATAACAGGAAAGGTGCCACAGATTGTAAGGCGAACAGTGGCCAATCTGCCCATTCGATCGCCCTTGCGAACAACCAGAGATGGTTTTCTTCACTACTGTGATCGGCTGAATTCCAGGTAAACATCGACCTCCTACGACGCTAATGGTTCGTTCTATTGACCCTGCCAGCACCAATGCCAGATATCATAGTGAAGATCGAAGCACATCACTTGCGTCAGTTCTTTTTCACCCTTCACTTTGGTTGCTGCGATCAGCGGCTTATTCCTTGTGTGTTTGACGAGAATTAGCGAGAATGAAAATTGAGAAGGCCTGCCCCTTCTCCCTCACTTATTGGTCGGGGCAACAAAGAAAGGCTGCCGTCCCAAGACGCGGTGTGGAAGTTCAGATGGTGGATCCTTCTATCTTCCAAAATCCTTCTTTCAGAGACAAGCCATTAATAGGAATCATCGCGGCAGCACTTCATTCCACGATGAGTTTGATCTTTTCCTCTTGAAGGAATACTTCACCCACATCGGCCGCGCCATTCCAGCTTTCAGAAATTCCAAGCGCAATCTTGGAAAGGGAGAGGGTCGAACCATTGTCTCCATAATAATTGAGAGTCGAGTTGCCGCTCCCTGACGTACCCAATTGAATAAACTGTATACGATTACCTCCGCCATCAGCCATCTGGGGAAGAACTATTGGAAAGGGCGCTGTCTGCTTAAAATCGGCAATTGGAATTGTCGTCAGCAAGAAATCACCGCGCGCTCTCACATTCATGGACAGCCAACGTTGTATCTCCAATATTCCAAGGACTCCCATTTGCCAAATGCCCCGGGCTGACCCGTCATCATCTTTGGCTGTATCGCTAGACCCCGTTTGCAGAGACATGGCCCTCGGCACTGTCGGTTACGTTTCCGGCTTCTTGGTCTCCGACGGCTTTGAACATCGCACCTGCGATATTAGGGCCGCGCGCACGCATCTCAGCTCCGTATGCTAAGTAATCAAGACTCCGAGCAGTTGATCGCAAATTGGTCTCACCCTCGAACACCCGTATACATACTTTTGAGAGTAAAGCCGCTGCTTGCTCCGGCCTGTCTATGAGTTCTTTCACATTCACAACTGCCTCACCCTGAGCTCCAGCCAGCAACTTAGGAGTAATACGCGCAGCTACGACCAGGGGGTCAACAGTCACCATTTTCGACAACATATCCTTAAATGTCCAATAGAACGATGGCGGCTGTGCGTGGTGTCCCCACTTCCGGTTCCACCTTTCTTGCAGCCATTCACAGAATTCGCGCCCAAGGAGGACTGCCACTCGCATTAGACAATGGATTTGTGGATTTAACGACCGAGCATAAAGTTCCGCAAGTGTCTGAGCAACCATTCTGTCGGGTAGTTTTAATATCCAGAATACTGAGGGCGCATAGAAATCACACACGGCGCTACGAAACAGAAGTGCGACATCAGCGTCGCTCTGTCTGACATGATGTCTTTCTGCGTAAATTCGGAAGTACACCGGCTGTCCAAGGAAGAAGTGGTGTTGCCCTCTTGCGAGGGCGCGGTTAGCGTCAATAACATTGTTGATTTCATCGAAGATGGCTTCTGAGACCTCCTCATGGACAAAAGTGCCCGCAGCTCTCTTTGGGTCCCTAGTGAGTAGTACTGGGGTAGCTTTAGGATCATTTACTGCTCGGACAGTGGTCACAAGGGATGAAGATAATCTCGACCCGCCGACGGGCTGGACGGTTATGACCCGCGAGCCGCGTGGTGCCTGAACAACTTTCCTAACATCTTTAATCCAAGATTTACGTATGATGTCGACTCGCCTCTCGATTACCAACCGTAGGTCCTCGCTATTACCAGGCTCGCTTTTTGCCCCGTGTCGAAAATAGACAGTCCCAACGCTAAATGCAGTCTTTTGCTTACCAGGGCTGATTTCATATGTGCCAGGCCTTTGAAACACGAGAGGGACTGGAACGCCCTGTATGACAAACGCGATTAGAGTTTGAGAGCGTTTCCTTAGCTCGCGAATGTCAAACTCAAGATCAGCAGGTCCAGTGTATTTCGAAATCTTATTGCCGATGTCGGCGGAGTCGATGATTGCCAGCGGTCCGAGAGAGGCCTTGCTCGGCCGCCCGACATTGTCGAGGCCAAAAACAATGATCCCCCCGCCGGAATTGGCCATGGCTACCATATCCTTAATGACCTCCAACCATTCTCCAAGTGAATTTGTATCGAACCCTTGCTTAAATTCGATGCGCTTTGACTCACGTTTGGCGAGGAGAGCTCTCTGAACTATGTCTGTCATGGGCTTGTTTGGTTAATTTCAGTGACAATCGCCGTACTTGAGTTCCCAAACACTTAGAAATGTGTATGTCTCAACACCACTATGAGGCAGGACGCTCCGACAGGTGGTTGTTTTGGGGGCATCAGATCGAATGGAAAGGTCTGACCCAAAATTCGGCTCATCTCTGCGGGCCCTGCCGGTTATACAGAACTGACACAACAAGTCACTGTTCTAGCGACCCCCACTTGTCTAATGTCCCGATGGAATCTGCTTCCATCCTCTTCTCTTTTCATTCTTGGGGAATCCACCCAAATAAGCGGTAACGGACAAACGCAACCGCGAAACGCACAAGTGAAATACGGCGACTACGGGAAAACGAAACCCTAACCCGCTTGGGACGCCCCTTTGTTGGTCTTACGATATATGTTTTGAAGAGTAGAAGAATGAGACGCTCATCGTATTGCGCCAAGGCGTCGAATGAGGTGGGATTTCGGGGGGCTAAAGAACGATTCCCAGAGTTGATTGTATATTCGAATTTGCACCATGTTCTTCTGACCGGATCGAAGCCGCTGAGTTGAATTACACTCCTCAAAGAATTCGGACTGTCGGCAAGGTTCTCAGCCTCAAATCTGATCGGCGTGACTGACTGGCTGCTAAAATTAATTAGCCCCTCATCGAAAGAGTTTATTTCTATACGAGCACGCTTCCTCATTAATTCGATCAAATAAGTAATCCCACCAATCGTCACGATGAAAGTGAGGATCTTGTAGCCAAGTTGTACCCACTTGGAGTAATCGACAGCGATCATGTGATATCGCCTCGCCCTAATCCCATCCTGTTGGCGTCTCCACCTAACGCTATTCCTCAATTTTCTTTCTCTGTCCTCACAGCAAGATCCTTAATGATGGCCGCGCAGGCATCTTTGACGGCGTTGCCCAGGCTTCGTGTGGATCCGCTGGCGATGGAGTCGCCGTCCTTGTTGAAAACGGCGAATTTGTTGTCCTTTAGCGCGTAGCCCTTGCCTCCTTCGTGATCGAGCAGCACTATGTAGTCAGCTTTCTCCTGCTTCATGTTGACAGTGACGCCCGGACAACGCTCGCCAAAAGTTTTGATGATCTCAGCGGTTTGGGGGCGAGCACCGCCCTTGACCGCACCACCGAACCCGTTGCTGGTGCCTCCAAATCCTCCAGCAATTTCCCATGATTTGCTGTCGGTCACAAATACACGAGGTTTTTCTTTATCTGCCGCAAAACAGGTACTACAGATGAAAAAGAAAGAGAAAAGGGCCCTGCTGATATTCATGAAGCCTCCAAAGGGAAAGGGTCAATCCGTCCTGGAATGGCAACAAAGAAACACAGGTGAGCGACAACGGCCAGCCAATCACCGCATCTAGAAGTGGGGCCCGACCTGGGGGTCGCCTGGCCGGTAAGAAGTGTAGGACTCGCTAGAACGGAATTCAAGGGGAATATAGTTGGCGAAGGGAAGAACTAACGCGGGCGGGAGGATTGGCCGAAGCGGAGATTCCAAATCCCAAAGGCCAAAATCCAAAGAAATCCAAATTCCAAACGATAAGCAGATTCCAATTGTTGGCTCATTTTGAGTGTCAGATCTCTGCATATGGCAATCAGTCAAGAAAGTTCCTTGTCTTGACAATAACAAACTACCATTTCACGATTGCAGAGATCTGACGCTCATCATTTCAATTAACGAGGATTTCTTTGGCATCCATCGCGTGCTGCGTTCTTTACCGGGTGACGCATCAGACGAATAGGTAGAATGTAGGTGCCTGACCACCTGTTACTGCTAGTCGGCCATCTATCCCAAATGATATGATGAGAAACCAAGAAACCGGAGGTTCTGGGATGAAGGAAATCATTTTTTTGGTCGAAGAGGCGCCCGAAGGAGGCTTTGTGGCGCGCGCCCTCGGAGAGTCCATCTTCACGGAGGCGGACGACATCGAGTCCTTGCACCGGCAAGTCCGGGACGCAGTGAATTGTCATTTCGATAATGCAGCCTCACCCAAAGTCATCCGCCTGCACTTTGTGCGGGAAGAAGTCATCGCCCTGTGAAACTCCCTCGGGACATCTCCGGCGAAGAGTTGGCCAAAGTTCTGGGACGGCTGGGTTACCACGTCACCCGTCAGACCGGCAGTCATATTCGTTTGACGTGTGCCCTTCCCAGCCAACACCACTTGACAATTCCCGCGCAC
The window above is part of the Terriglobia bacterium genome. Proteins encoded here:
- a CDS encoding phosphoglucomutase/phosphomannomutase family protein yields the protein MMEIKFGTSGWRAVIAEEFTFANVRRVVEAIARYVESSSHPLYKKGGPGGGSGPPILVGYDTRFLSRSFAEEAARIFLAHGFEVHLCNAPTPTPTIAYEILKNKRRPLAGAVNVTASHNPPQYNGIKFSSSDGAPALPEVTRAIEALLQGLNDSDVKQTATLDHPRLKTVSLDKDYVERIAELIDLAAIRRAKLRLAYDPQYGTGAAIVSRIAKEFRIPITMIHTHPDPSFGGHAPDPSEEHLMELKREMRRQHAALGLSTDGDADRFGVLDRDGTFISPNETIALAFDYLVAERHFPGGVCRSVATTHLIDSVAAYHHREVFETPVGFKYVGELIKQDKIVIGGEESAGLSIRGHVPEKDGILACLLASEMVAVRGKSLKQQRQELFKRVGAFYNVRVNVPVDPSKGNEIQKRIENLPVLLNNLKQGSKVERENNLDGKKVIFVDGSWVLIRLSGTEPVARLYCEARTEAQLKRLRQGVERLLKSP
- a CDS encoding divalent-cation tolerance protein CutA, which translates into the protein MTDKIIVIVTTGKISEAKKIARAVVEKRLAACVNIIPKITSVYRWKDALETDEEFLLVIKTRRARFDDLRKCIESLHSYEVPEVIAMPIVEGSANYLNWIEQSVPE
- a CDS encoding cystathionine gamma-synthase codes for the protein MGFDTDAIHAGQIPDPSTGAIITPIFQTSTYVQEALGKHKGFEYARTQNPTRLAIERNICALERGLAAYAFASGMAAIDTVLKLLMAGDHAIVSDNTYGGTFRLFNFVLKNLGLQFTYVDTSNLAAVEAAFQENTRMIFVETPTNPIMGITDLRAVARLARRHKVRLVVDNTFMSPYFQRPLALGADIVVHSTTKYLNGHSDSVGGMVVLRHKEDADRVQYLQNAVGAILSPFDSWLLLRGTKTLGLRMRQHDANGRKIAAFLEKHPKVRKVYYPGLKSHPQHALASRQMSGFGGMIAFETGSISRARKVLGATRLFALAESLGGVESLISHPATMTHASVPAAERQRLGITDGLVRISVGVEDVRDLKEDLRSALGKI
- the cysK gene encoding cysteine synthase A — its product is MHLLKAENIQELIGHTPILHLKNICEGPAAEIWAKIEFFNPGGSIKDRTAVGLIQDAEEKRRLTPGGTIIEPTAGNTGVGLALIGVKRGYRVILIVPEGYSQEKMTLMRALGGEVVTTPRSEGMEAAIRKAFELAKDIPGSFVPQQFENPANPEVHYQTTGPEIFQQMGGAIDAIAIGAGTGGTFTGVARFLKEKIPSLHAAVVEPEGSIFAGGKPGPHKVEGIGNSFIPKTLELALANEVITVADCDSLATVKRLAEREGVLAGGSGGANIFAAIQIARRLGPRKNVVTLIPDSGERYLSKNIFG
- a CDS encoding dienelactone hydrolase family protein; the protein is MPAQKFPESEVEAKEMKFKSEGLELGGYLAQPKTSQALPGLLLIHEWWGLNDHIKDVARRYAREGFVTLAVDLYGGRVAKDADQASRWMGELKPEAGVRSIRAAFSYLHPQPYVKSGRIGITGFCMGGSFTLLGACHIPEMKAAAPFYGDIPDPDDPIKNIRCPLLFIGAEKDAWITVDKMNRLKTAIQKYGLAGEVHVYPGAQHAFFNNTRPDVYNVDAAADAWGRVTGFLHQHLD
- a CDS encoding tetratricopeptide repeat protein — encoded protein: MFTWNSADHSSEENHLWLFARAIEWADWPLFALQSVAPFLLLVLPVYVVIVAIVCLNCLWWLIRYRTMSLLLVDLGVILIRIKWICCIGLSVYDLMRGWYATAVITALWPVLTFLIGLVLPSKADYGRLRDLILRDLVTREVLNLAQEKGESTEESNNKGAFNILASLPEWDKVPSSIVEVIAHRIGSARNARELINICRGSGILEKMALILKEKADDVEWACGLVSGVVLGGFAISLGKQGDLKTAKSLIEFAVLIKPNDVTSWYRLALINAQLGNYQAAEHWADKVLAFKPNAEGNDLWEKAMASATSHTHEEEEETAVLFGDPNIVGSWEKMMKATRILKETCRNQ
- a CDS encoding ATP-binding protein, which gives rise to MTDIVQRALLAKRESKRIEFKQGFDTNSLGEWLEVIKDMVAMANSGGGIIVFGLDNVGRPSKASLGPLAIIDSADIGNKISKYTGPADLEFDIRELRKRSQTLIAFVIQGVPVPLVFQRPGTYEISPGKQKTAFSVGTVYFRHGAKSEPGNSEDLRLVIERRVDIIRKSWIKDVRKVVQAPRGSRVITVQPVGGSRLSSSLVTTVRAVNDPKATPVLLTRDPKRAAGTFVHEEVSEAIFDEINNVIDANRALARGQHHFFLGQPVYFRIYAERHHVRQSDADVALLFRSAVCDFYAPSVFWILKLPDRMVAQTLAELYARSLNPQIHCLMRVAVLLGREFCEWLQERWNRKWGHHAQPPSFYWTFKDMLSKMVTVDPLVVAARITPKLLAGAQGEAVVNVKELIDRPEQAAALLSKVCIRVFEGETNLRSTARSLDYLAYGAEMRARGPNIAGAMFKAVGDQEAGNVTDSAEGHVSANGV
- a CDS encoding 2-oxoisovalerate dehydrogenase — translated: MKEIIFLVEEAPEGGFVARALGESIFTEADDIESLHRQVRDAVNCHFDNAASPKVIRLHFVREEVIAL
- a CDS encoding type II toxin-antitoxin system HicA family toxin; the encoded protein is MKLPRDISGEELAKVLGRLGYHVTRQTGSHIRLTCALPSQHHLTIPAHHPLRVGTLAAILSEVAARQKISKEEVMARIFERN